The proteins below come from a single Treponema phagedenis genomic window:
- a CDS encoding threonine aldolase family protein, with protein sequence MIYFNCDYNEGGHPKILERLCETNLEQTAGYGKDDYCEKARKLIQKAMGREDADVHFLVSGTPTNVACLSHMLRRYQAVIAADSSHINVHETGMPESRGHKILEFENRNGKIELAQVEEFMQAREFEGKFEHAVMPKVVFITFPTETGTIYSKKELEELYQYCKAHELYLYIDGARLGYGLTAEGNDLSFQDVANNCDMFCIGGTKCGALLGEAVVILNDELKKDFRYTLKQGGQMLAKGRILGINFEVLFTDGLYFDICKHANEQAIRIRDTLKEKGIEFLVDSPTNQQFPIIPNSFFKATKNEFAFEIIKNVAGDKTAVRICTSWATKDENVDALIKRIEELL encoded by the coding sequence ATGATTTATTTTAATTGTGATTACAACGAGGGAGGCCATCCGAAAATCCTTGAACGTTTATGCGAAACAAATCTTGAACAAACCGCAGGATACGGCAAAGATGACTACTGCGAAAAAGCGCGCAAGCTGATACAAAAGGCTATGGGCAGGGAAGATGCCGATGTCCATTTTTTAGTGTCGGGCACGCCGACTAATGTGGCTTGTCTTTCGCATATGCTGCGCCGCTATCAGGCGGTTATTGCCGCAGACAGCTCCCATATCAATGTACACGAAACGGGAATGCCTGAATCCCGCGGACATAAAATTCTGGAATTTGAAAATCGAAACGGAAAAATAGAGCTCGCACAAGTTGAAGAATTTATGCAGGCGCGTGAATTTGAAGGAAAATTTGAACATGCGGTTATGCCGAAAGTTGTATTCATCACGTTTCCGACAGAGACAGGTACAATTTATTCAAAAAAAGAGTTGGAAGAATTATATCAGTATTGCAAAGCGCATGAGCTTTACCTGTACATTGACGGTGCACGGCTCGGATATGGCTTAACTGCGGAAGGAAACGACCTCAGCTTTCAAGATGTTGCCAATAACTGCGATATGTTTTGTATCGGCGGTACAAAATGCGGTGCCCTGCTCGGAGAAGCGGTGGTTATTCTGAATGATGAGCTAAAAAAAGATTTTCGATACACCTTAAAACAGGGCGGGCAAATGCTTGCAAAGGGAAGAATCCTCGGTATAAATTTTGAAGTGCTTTTTACCGATGGGCTTTACTTCGACATCTGCAAACACGCAAATGAGCAAGCAATACGCATACGCGATACGCTCAAAGAAAAAGGAATAGAATTTTTAGTTGATTCTCCTACCAACCAACAATTTCCGATTATACCGAATTCCTTTTTTAAAGCAACAAAAAACGAATTCGCCTTTGAGATTATCAAAAATGTTGCCGGAGACAAAACCGCTGTCAGAATATGTACCAGCTGGGCAACAAAAGACGAAAATGTTGACGCATTGATTAAGAGAATCGAGGAGCTTTTATAA
- a CDS encoding SLC13 family permease → MIETQLIVSAVLFCGTYVLMIVLTNYRPVIACVSAAIFVVLGILPYTQVFAAIDWNVILMIAGTMGLVSLFTESQMPQRIADNIINRLPNVKWIIVCLSLFAGFISAFVDNVATVLMLAPIGIVLSKKLNMSPVKPIIAISISANLQGAATLVGDTTSILLGSHLNMNFFDFFWYLGRPSLFFIVEFTAIAATGIIYFIFRTSKETPEKVALTEVKDFFPSVLLVMMIILMIGASFLPEDKKPQTINGLICVGLFLIGILYTILRKRNYSILTVIKKEFSFETIFLLIGLFIVIAAITEAGLIRAIANVFLKLGTNVFLIYSVIVWGSVVISAFVDNIPYVATMLPIVQILSESLGVSSPILFFGLLSGATLGGNITPIGSSANIASLGILRNEGYQVKNTEFMGMAVPYTLTAVAIGYGLIWMTYGV, encoded by the coding sequence ATGATTGAAACTCAGCTTATTGTATCGGCAGTTTTATTTTGCGGCACATATGTTTTGATGATAGTTTTGACAAATTATCGGCCTGTCATAGCCTGCGTTTCAGCCGCTATTTTTGTGGTACTGGGCATCTTACCCTATACTCAAGTATTTGCCGCTATCGACTGGAACGTTATTTTGATGATTGCGGGAACAATGGGGCTTGTCTCCCTTTTTACGGAATCGCAAATGCCGCAGCGCATTGCGGATAATATCATAAACAGACTGCCGAATGTAAAATGGATAATTGTTTGTTTATCATTATTTGCCGGTTTTATTTCCGCCTTTGTCGACAATGTCGCAACGGTTTTAATGCTTGCCCCGATCGGCATCGTATTGTCAAAAAAGCTGAACATGTCGCCGGTTAAACCGATTATCGCCATTTCGATTTCCGCCAACTTACAGGGAGCTGCAACCCTTGTCGGAGACACCACCTCTATTCTTTTGGGAAGTCATTTGAACATGAATTTTTTTGATTTCTTCTGGTATTTAGGGCGCCCGTCTCTTTTCTTCATCGTGGAATTTACCGCAATTGCGGCTACCGGCATCATCTATTTTATTTTCCGTACATCAAAAGAAACCCCTGAAAAGGTTGCGCTTACCGAAGTGAAGGACTTTTTCCCTTCTGTACTCCTTGTTATGATGATCATTCTTATGATAGGAGCATCCTTCTTACCGGAAGATAAAAAACCGCAAACAATAAACGGATTGATTTGTGTCGGTCTCTTTCTTATCGGTATACTCTATACTATTTTGCGAAAAAGAAATTATTCGATCCTAACCGTAATAAAAAAAGAATTCAGTTTTGAAACAATCTTTTTATTGATAGGACTTTTTATTGTTATTGCGGCAATAACCGAGGCGGGGCTTATTCGCGCAATTGCAAACGTTTTTCTGAAGCTTGGAACAAATGTGTTTTTGATTTACTCGGTTATTGTATGGGGCTCTGTTGTGATTTCAGCCTTTGTTGATAATATTCCCTATGTTGCAACCATGCTTCCCATTGTACAAATCCTTTCGGAAAGCTTGGGAGTGTCCTCTCCCATTTTATTTTTCGGATTACTTTCAGGAGCCACATTGGGAGGAAATATTACGCCGATAGGCTCATCGGCTAATATCGCTTCTTTGGGCATTCTTCGCAACGAAGGCTATCAGGTAAAAAATACCGAGTTTATGGGGATGGCAGTTCCCTATACGCTGACCGCCGTAGCTATTGGCTATGGCTTAATTTGGATGACGTACGGAGTATAA
- the thiI gene encoding tRNA uracil 4-sulfurtransferase ThiI — protein sequence MMNENLLYLAKIGEINLKKGNLKNFERRLAQNLSLYLENTGASVRVRAGRLFLEIPSEFRTLAEKSLDMLIGITGWAEAKVAEKNIDSIAAVLIKEAKEAVRLGCKTFKIEARRSDKSFPFTSYEIGRETGAQIHMAGILTVDVHNPDIVLSVEVREKSVFVYGVEHTGRRGLPCGVSGRGLLLLSGGIDSPVAGYRMLFRGMKLDFLYFHSHPYTSPEAQQKVETLAEKLAEYGLGAYLNIVSFTKVQQQIKKTAPEAYLTLMMRMCMMKTAERIAKKVNAQCLITGESLAQVASQTVENLSVTNSCIDFPVFRPLIGMDKEEITALAIKIGTYETSILPYEDCCVLFSPKHPVLHTRLEDAFEIYNRMGIEPFLDEAFESCETKKIIGYGKKK from the coding sequence CTGATGAATGAAAACTTATTGTATCTTGCAAAAATCGGAGAAATAAACCTTAAAAAGGGAAATCTGAAAAATTTTGAAAGGCGGCTTGCGCAGAATTTGTCTTTATATCTTGAAAACACCGGTGCGAGCGTTCGGGTGCGTGCGGGGAGGTTGTTTTTAGAGATTCCTTCCGAATTCAGAACTCTTGCTGAAAAGTCGCTTGATATGCTTATCGGTATTACCGGATGGGCGGAAGCAAAGGTTGCGGAAAAGAATATTGATTCAATCGCTGCGGTTTTGATTAAAGAAGCTAAAGAAGCTGTACGGCTTGGCTGTAAAACGTTTAAAATAGAAGCGCGGCGTTCCGATAAAAGCTTTCCGTTTACCTCATACGAGATTGGGCGGGAAACCGGTGCGCAGATCCATATGGCGGGTATTTTAACGGTTGATGTGCATAATCCCGATATTGTGCTTTCTGTTGAGGTGCGCGAAAAATCCGTATTTGTTTACGGGGTGGAACATACGGGCAGGCGCGGGTTGCCCTGCGGCGTTTCCGGGCGCGGGTTGCTGCTGCTTTCGGGCGGTATTGATTCTCCTGTTGCGGGTTATCGAATGCTTTTCCGCGGCATGAAGCTTGATTTTTTGTATTTTCATTCTCATCCCTATACTTCACCCGAGGCTCAGCAAAAGGTGGAAACCCTTGCGGAAAAATTGGCGGAATACGGACTCGGTGCGTATTTGAATATTGTGTCTTTTACCAAGGTGCAGCAGCAGATTAAAAAAACAGCGCCTGAAGCCTATCTTACTTTGATGATGCGTATGTGTATGATGAAAACCGCAGAGCGCATTGCGAAAAAAGTTAATGCACAATGTTTAATTACCGGAGAAAGTCTTGCACAGGTGGCAAGTCAAACAGTGGAAAACTTAAGCGTAACCAATAGTTGTATTGACTTTCCAGTATTCAGGCCGCTTATCGGTATGGATAAGGAAGAGATCACCGCTCTTGCAATTAAAATCGGCACGTATGAAACCTCTATCTTGCCGTATGAAGATTGCTGCGTGCTCTTTTCGCCAAAGCACCCGGTGCTGCACACCCGGTTGGAAGACGCTTTTGAAATTTATAATCGCATGGGAATAGAGCCCTTTTTGGACGAAGCCTTTGAAAGCTGTGAAACAAAAAAAATTATCGGATACGGCAAAAAAAAATAA
- a CDS encoding glucosaminidase domain-containing protein, which produces MNKKIIFSVYAVFLLCIFFCFSCKSVPPAVPQYIMGEGKLREKHFIAFFKSQNIPFDAQDLQALAEFYISESRIEGINADVAFAQMCLETGFLQFGGLVTREMNNFCGLGSIGADQPGEVFDSVQLGVRAHIQHLKAYASPAPLVMEVIDPRYKYVNPKGKAPTIYGLTKTWAQDPDYGKKLENLLHRMYKHL; this is translated from the coding sequence ATGAACAAAAAAATTATTTTTTCCGTATATGCAGTTTTTTTACTTTGTATCTTTTTTTGCTTTTCCTGTAAATCAGTTCCGCCCGCCGTACCTCAGTATATTATGGGAGAAGGAAAATTACGCGAAAAGCATTTTATTGCTTTTTTTAAATCGCAAAATATTCCGTTTGATGCACAGGATTTACAGGCTCTTGCTGAATTTTATATTTCTGAATCAAGGATTGAAGGAATTAATGCGGATGTTGCTTTTGCGCAAATGTGTTTGGAAACAGGCTTCCTGCAATTCGGCGGTTTGGTTACCCGTGAGATGAATAATTTTTGCGGGCTCGGCTCTATCGGTGCCGACCAACCCGGAGAAGTTTTTGACAGTGTGCAGCTCGGTGTGCGCGCACACATTCAGCACTTAAAAGCCTATGCAAGTCCTGCGCCGCTTGTGATGGAAGTTATTGACCCGCGATACAAGTATGTGAATCCCAAAGGGAAGGCTCCGACTATTTACGGTTTAACAAAAACCTGGGCGCAAGACCCCGACTACGGAAAAAAGCTGGAAAACCTTTTGCATAGAATGTATAAGCATCTTTGA
- the flgF gene encoding flagellar basal-body rod protein FlgF encodes MIRGWYTAASGMNAQQQQLDVISNNLANVDTTSYKRDVTINKNFPELLLRRTNDDGVIKNPFGSSDAAPIIGKLGLGVEVNEVFTEFEQGSLKQTHSPSDIALEGKGFFAVQTPQREEYTRNGNFLVGVEGYLMTKEGYPVLGENGRIFLQDMEYKINQNGEIYARPITEPDTDAVFLDRLKIVTFENDRYLQKKGSSFYLDTPVSGPAIAAEGPDRPVTVQGFIEASNVNVVNEMVRMIEVNRAYEANQKTIQSEDTMMAKLWNEVVRVK; translated from the coding sequence ATGATCCGAGGTTGGTATACTGCCGCAAGCGGCATGAACGCACAGCAACAGCAATTAGACGTAATTTCAAATAATTTGGCAAATGTCGATACCACAAGTTATAAGCGGGATGTAACGATAAATAAAAATTTTCCGGAGCTTTTGCTGCGGCGCACAAATGATGACGGTGTGATTAAAAATCCCTTCGGCTCTTCCGATGCGGCGCCGATTATCGGAAAGCTCGGGCTTGGCGTTGAAGTAAACGAGGTTTTCACCGAGTTTGAGCAAGGGTCTTTGAAGCAAACCCATTCTCCGTCCGACATTGCGTTGGAGGGCAAGGGCTTTTTCGCCGTACAAACCCCGCAGCGCGAAGAGTATACGCGAAACGGGAATTTTTTGGTGGGCGTTGAAGGCTATTTGATGACAAAGGAAGGGTATCCTGTTTTGGGCGAAAACGGGCGTATTTTTTTACAAGATATGGAGTATAAAATCAACCAAAACGGCGAGATTTATGCCCGTCCAATAACCGAGCCCGATACCGATGCGGTGTTTTTAGACCGTCTGAAAATTGTTACCTTTGAAAACGACCGGTATTTGCAAAAAAAAGGCTCAAGTTTTTATTTAGACACGCCGGTTTCCGGCCCCGCCATCGCGGCTGAAGGCCCTGACCGCCCGGTAACCGTGCAGGGCTTTATCGAAGCCTCAAACGTGAATGTTGTAAACGAAATGGTGCGCATGATCGAAGTAAACCGCGCCTATGAGGCAAACCAAAAAACAATCCAATCGGAAGATACGATGATGGCAAAACTTTGGAATGAGGTTGTACGGGTAAAATAA